The following proteins come from a genomic window of Labilithrix sp.:
- a CDS encoding FAD-binding protein yields the protein MDGLSSLLVHAHDVLVIGAGAAGLRAALEARTAGLDVAIVCKTLLGKAHTVTARGPLDARADWKAHFRDVMRAGRYLADWRMVKTLATEAEDRVAELERWGAVLDPTGERNGLEVLRTLQQHASHTGIHVYMEHTITRLLGDRNGVTGAFGIRRDNGGFVAFEAKAVVLATGGAGRAFEISSSSWECTGDGQALAYRLGAALVDPELVQFHPLGVVWPPSTRGRCVAGDVAALRNANGERFVADAPDYVVARAIKGEVDAGRGSPHGGVYLGEMEVGPTAHAVLGGIRVDPETQESRVRGLFAAGECMGGLHGSHRFGENELVASLVFGRRAGLHAGEHAKKKTKKKTAEREELAALAREALAPFDRDEGENPFEVREDLGAVMQAYCGVVRDEAGLHACIEDIARLREALANVKVTGTRAYNAGWQEAFDLESLLLVAEATTRGALARRESRGGHARAEAPEEDPELAKVSWIARLGEGGRMELEAVPLPALPEDIQAVLLEEELE from the coding sequence ATGGATGGACTTTCGTCTCTTCTAGTCCACGCGCACGACGTGCTCGTGATCGGCGCCGGCGCCGCCGGCCTCCGCGCCGCGCTCGAGGCGCGCACCGCGGGCCTCGACGTCGCGATCGTGTGCAAGACGCTCCTCGGCAAGGCGCACACCGTGACCGCGCGCGGACCGCTCGACGCGCGCGCCGACTGGAAGGCGCACTTCCGCGACGTGATGCGCGCGGGCCGCTACCTCGCCGACTGGCGCATGGTGAAGACGCTCGCGACGGAGGCAGAGGACCGCGTCGCCGAGCTCGAGCGCTGGGGCGCGGTGCTCGATCCGACCGGCGAGCGCAACGGCCTCGAGGTGCTGCGCACGCTGCAGCAACACGCGTCCCACACCGGCATCCACGTCTACATGGAGCACACGATCACGCGGCTCCTCGGCGATCGCAACGGCGTGACCGGCGCGTTCGGGATCCGGCGCGACAACGGCGGCTTCGTCGCGTTCGAGGCGAAGGCGGTGGTGCTCGCGACCGGCGGCGCCGGGCGCGCGTTCGAGATCAGCTCGAGCTCGTGGGAGTGCACCGGCGACGGGCAGGCGCTCGCGTACCGCCTCGGCGCCGCGCTCGTCGATCCGGAGCTCGTGCAGTTCCATCCCCTCGGCGTCGTGTGGCCGCCGAGCACGCGCGGCCGCTGCGTCGCGGGCGACGTCGCCGCGCTCCGCAACGCGAACGGCGAGCGCTTCGTCGCGGACGCGCCCGACTACGTCGTCGCGCGCGCGATCAAGGGCGAGGTAGACGCCGGTCGCGGCTCGCCGCACGGCGGCGTCTACCTCGGCGAGATGGAGGTCGGGCCCACCGCGCACGCCGTGCTCGGCGGCATCCGCGTGGACCCCGAGACGCAGGAGTCGCGCGTGCGCGGGCTCTTCGCCGCCGGCGAGTGCATGGGCGGCCTCCACGGCAGCCACCGCTTCGGCGAGAACGAGCTCGTCGCGTCGCTCGTGTTCGGCCGCCGCGCCGGGCTCCACGCCGGCGAGCACGCGAAGAAGAAGACGAAGAAGAAGACCGCCGAGCGCGAAGAGCTCGCCGCGCTCGCGCGCGAGGCGCTCGCGCCGTTCGATCGCGACGAGGGCGAGAACCCGTTCGAGGTCCGCGAGGACCTCGGCGCGGTGATGCAGGCATACTGCGGCGTCGTGCGGGACGAGGCCGGGCTCCACGCGTGCATCGAGGACATCGCGCGGCTCCGCGAGGCGCTCGCGAACGTGAAGGTCACCGGCACGCGCGCGTACAACGCCGGCTGGCAGGAGGCGTTCGACCTCGAGAGCCTCCTCCTCGTCGCGGAGGCGACCACGCGCGGCGCGCTCGCGCGGAGGGAGAGCCGCGGCGGCCACGCCCGCGCGGAGGCGCCGGAGGAGGACCCCGAGCTCGCGAAGGTGAGCTGGATCGCGCGGCTCGGCGAGGGCGGCCGGATGGAGCTCGAGGCGGTGCCGCTCCCCGCGCTGCCGGAGGACATCCAGGCGGTGCTGCTGGAGGAGGAGCTCGAATGA
- a CDS encoding tRNA (cytidine(34)-2'-O)-methyltransferase — translation MLVEPEIPPNTGNVARLGAATGSPLHLVGRLGFRIDEHSVRRAGVDYWHLVDVRQHVDFPQFVHAFAQASPGGKLHLFSALATKSYLDADFAPGDALVFGRESVGLSDELTAQYNDRLVGIPTLGAVRSLNLANAVGIALFEALRKSGALAPTFLG, via the coding sequence GTGCTCGTCGAGCCGGAGATCCCGCCGAACACCGGGAACGTCGCGCGCCTCGGCGCGGCGACGGGCTCGCCGCTCCACCTCGTCGGCCGGCTCGGCTTCCGCATCGACGAGCACAGCGTGCGGCGCGCCGGCGTCGACTACTGGCACCTCGTCGACGTGCGGCAGCACGTCGACTTCCCGCAGTTCGTGCACGCGTTCGCGCAGGCCTCCCCCGGCGGGAAGCTCCACCTCTTCAGCGCGCTCGCGACGAAGAGCTACCTCGACGCCGACTTCGCGCCCGGCGACGCGCTCGTGTTCGGGAGAGAGAGCGTCGGCCTCTCCGACGAGCTGACTGCACAATACAACGATCGCCTCGTCGGGATCCCGACCCTCGGCGCGGTGCGATCGCTGAACCTCGCGAACGCGGTCGGCATCGCGCTCTTCGAGGCGCTCCGGAA